The following is a genomic window from Fusarium oxysporum Fo47 chromosome IV, complete sequence.
GATCTCGACGAGTGCATCTCGCGCTTGTACAACAAGGAGTTGCTAGCCGAGTCTGTCATCGAAGCAGTCTGCGCCAAGAcgaaagaacttcttatgCGCGAGTCCAACGTCGTCCATGTTAAAGCGCCCATCACCGTCGTTGGAGATATCCACGGCCAGTTCTTCGACCTAATCGAGATTTTCCGCATCGGCGGCTACTGTCCCGACACAAACTATTTGTTCCTTGGTAATCGCCCGCAACCTGAGATATGGACAAAGTGAGCATTGACTGACCTTGGCGGTGCACAACAGGAGACTACGTCGATCGTGGCATGTTCAGTGTCGAAACAATATCCCTACTCGTTTGCTTGAAACTACGGTACCCTAATCGCGTACATCTTATTCGAGGAAATCATGAGTCGCGCGGTGTGACGCAGTCATATGGCTTCTATACAGAGTGCTCGCGCAAATATGGTAATGCCAATGTGTGGCACTACTTTACAGACATGTTCGACTTTTTAACTTTGAGCGTTGTGATCAACGACCAAATATTTTGCGTCCACGGAGGTAAGCAGACTTTAAGGTTACAAACGTGGCTAAACTAACGGGATAAATCAGGCCTTTCCCCTTCTATCCATTCTATCGACCAGATCAAAATTATAGACCGTTTCCGCGAGATCCCCCATGAAGGCCCCATGGCCGATCTCGTCTGGTCTGATCCTGACCCGGAGCGTGACGAATTCTCCCTTTCACCCCGCGGCGCGGGGTACACTTTTGGAGCACAGGTTGTTAAGAAATTCCTGGCTGTCAACAACATGTCGCATATCCTCCGCGCCCACCAGCTCTGTCAGGAGGGCTTCCAGGTCCTTTACGACGACCGTCTCAGCACTGTCTGGAGTGCGCCCAACTACTGCTACCGTTGTGGAAACATGGCCAGTGTTCTTGAAGTGAGTGACACGGGTGAGCGTTTCTTCAACGTTTTTGCGGCCGCGCCCGAGAACGATGTCCATAAGGACCTTCAACCCGGAAACGAAAAGTCTGCCGACGGCAACGCCTTGCCAGACTACTTCTTATAGATGAATTTTATCACGAATACACACTTACAGTGCCCTGGAGCTTCAAGCTCGGGCTTCACGATATCCGCATCAATGATACCATGTCTTGAAAGCAAGCATTCACGCATTGCAACAGACAATAGACCTGCATTGTATAGCAAAGACTTTGATGTATATAGGGATTTTTATTCTCCTGCAGTATTGAAGCTCCAAACCGAGCTCAGTACTGCCTCGTCAGTGACGAGTAGATGATACGAAACAGAGCAACCACCTTTCTCCGGCCCAAATGGGGGTTTCTTTTGCTTTATGTGAGTTTTTTGTGTGAAAATTCTTCTCCGATATTCAGGTATCTCATTATCTCATGACGTGTGTGATATGTATTTTTGAGTTATGTCGTCGGGTCGCGCTATCAAGGTATTGGTGTTTACCAATCCTTGGCGATGTCGAAACTCCACTCAAACTCGAgatgcttcttcttatcgTCGTCCACGAAGCTAGAGATGGCGTTGTAGTGACCACGAGCAAGCATGCCGCTAggagcctcctcctcttggACTGGGGCGTATCAGTAGCTGTATCTTGACCGAACTATAAACATGAAACTTACACTTCTTGACGTAGGTGGGCTGCTTATCAGTGTTGGGAGCATAGCTTCCAATCATCTCCGAGTCCTTGGAGACTCGGATACCCTTTCGCTTGACAACCTGGACGTAGTGAAGACCGCTAAGAATCTCATGCTggaccttgaacttggcgcTCATGGTGAACTTGGCACcctccttgatgttgaaagGCTTGTCCTTGAGGGTGGTCTCGCTTCCGGGGGTAGAGAGATCGATGGTGACGGGAGGGCGGCCAGGAGAGTCCATGGTCAGGGAGAGAATGATGCAGACTCGGGGGTCGTTGGGGTCGGAGATGTCAGTACCCCCGCCGAGACCGAGGGACTCCTTGTATCGCTGGAGAGACTCATCGCCGGCGTCTGAAGGAAAGTTATGTTAACTTTTGAGTTCGAAGATCAATTGCAGTGGCTGGTGCGGTAAGTGGGCAGGGCGGAGACAGTCAAGTCTAGGTGTATGCTCAAATACAAGAGGCACAATTGTCCTATAGCAATAACTGCAGCTACAGCATAGCTTCGGCCACATCACACGGCAGAGAACAGGGCAGtatctcaagatcatggcATGTTGGTGCCATGCTGCGAGACGGTGCCACATGCTCAGGGGCCATGTGTTGTGCATATCGCAGAGCCTCACTAACGCGCCTACCGTCCAGGTCGTCCAGGGAAGAGAGTGTACCTACCCATCTGCTGGTACTCAGCCAGACTCTGCTTGGGCTGAGAGAGCTTGTAGCCCTGAGTCTCCTCGGGCATAGTATCGTCGTCGTGAGAAGCCATGGTGGGCGAGCGGGGCGAAGCTGATGTGCAAGAGGCGGGGTGTTGAAGAAACGGATGATGCTATAGCGACGAGTCGATACCTAAGCAGATATTAGGTTAGGTAAGAAAGTTAGAGGtaagaaaaaggaaagaagaggagaggaaggggagaggagaaagaaggaagcttACTCGTTAATCCCAGCCAAGGTTGAGGTGAGCTCTGTCCCGGGCttgcttgggcttgggcttggtcCTTTGGGTCTGGGCGGGCTTTGGAGGGGCTTATGGCGGTGACGATAGAGGGGCTTCCCGTTCCCGCAGGCGGTGTTGCAAGAGGTCGCAACAGCTGGACTGAGTTTGGGCTAGGCTAGAGGGCGGTCACTGAGTGCGGTTGCTATGGTGGGTCAGGACACTTTATAGAGATTTCTGATTGGCGCATCATCGATCTCAGGTCAGAAATACGGAGAACGACGCCAATGGACGTTGCCGATTCCTATGGAGAATGCTTCGTTCAGGGGTTCAATGTGAGACTGGACCCGAAGATGAGGCTTATTTTGTGATGGTTTATGGCGGCTGTGGCT
Proteins encoded in this region:
- a CDS encoding Metallo-dependent phosphatase-like protein, with amino-acid sequence MPGLPSSVDLDECISRLYNKELLAESVIEAVCAKTKELLMRESNVVHVKAPITVVGDIHGQFFDLIEIFRIGGYCPDTNYLFLGDYVDRGMFSVETISLLVCLKLRYPNRVHLIRGNHESRGVTQSYGFYTECSRKYGNANVWHYFTDMFDFLTLSVVINDQIFCVHGGLSPSIHSIDQIKIIDRFREIPHEGPMADLVWSDPDPERDEFSLSPRGAGYTFGAQVVKKFLAVNNMSHILRAHQLCQEGFQVLYDDRLSTVWSAPNYCYRCGNMASVLEVSDTGERFFNVFAAAPENDVHKDLQPGNEKSADGNALPDYFL
- a CDS encoding immunoglobulin E-set — its product is MASHDDDTMPEETQGYKLSQPKQSLAEYQQMDAGDESLQRYKESLGLGGGTDISDPNDPRVCIILSLTMDSPGRPPVTIDLSTPGSETTLKDKPFNIKEGAKFTMSAKFKVQHEILSGLHYVQVVKRKGIRVSKDSEMIGSYAPNTDKQPTYVKKFQEEEAPSGMLARGHYNAISSFVDDDKKKHLEFEWSFDIAKDW